The DNA sequence CTTTgctatatttaacattaagGTGTGTGTGAAACTCGCTCTTAATGaagattaaaattttttttttctaatttgatGCAGGGTGGAGTTTCAAAACAAATTCTACAGCGGAACTGGATACAAGTTCAACCCCTTTTCCTTTGCATCAATTCAGCATCTagagtaaatgtaaatatattctgtgaaaatgttttatacttCATTTTAAAGCTGGATGAGTTAACCCCTGGGTGATTCATTAcattggagggtttttttcaccctgaaatgaaaattctgtcattaactcGCCCTCGTTTTGTTTCAAACCTGGATGACTTGgctctgtgaaaaacaaacggAGATGTTTCGAAGAGGAGGTCCTCGCTGCAGAGCCAATGGACAGAGATCGATGATCTTAAATGCTGAGCACAATGTATGATTTACAAAAATGCAGAATACTAATAAAGGCTTTTGTAACTCAGAgtttgaaaatatatgtattctTTATGATCACGGTTCTTTACAACCCCTTTAccgcgttttatttttttttgccttaatGCAAACGATCTCTGTAGCCCATGTACCTTCAGAATAACAAATGCGCTCTTACCTGAAAGGTGATATTGAGGcatttaaaagatttgtatATAGGAACAAATAAGAATATTTTGATTCCGCACAAGATcacagtgaaaaaataaaataaaatagggcCATTAGGCACTATATTTACCACCAAATGACTGATATTGTAAGATTTTAAACAGgtattatagtatttaatgCGATTCATGCGTGTCAGAAGCATACATAGAAATTATTGGCATCAAAATGGACTGAAAAGATTTGGTCcgattaaaatgttattattcaaatattcacacagaatgtagtaaactataaataaaaacgaattgCTTCACAGTTTTCCAGGAATACAAAATATCAGGTTTCAACATGGTTTCAAAGTTTTGGGCCCTGTAGATCAGTTACCTGCACTCAGGTCATTACAAGCCCTTATCAGGCTCTATTTCTATCCCACTTCTATTATCATGTACAATAATCTCTGTATGGAATTGCTAAAATAAGGTCTGCTTACAgtcacaaaattacaaaatgtgtcATATATTGCTTTTGCACAGAATTTGTGAATATGTGTAAAggaggtaaaacattttttgctttccactttttatttttctgcttttccatgaaaaacaaaacaaatgaacatttgtttaaaaagtccTCAGAAAATAATTGCTATTGGTGTTGCTACAAGTTGCACTTAAATTATAGCTTTCCAAGGGTAAATGAACTGTGAGCAACCCTCTAAGTTTAGACAGGACAGGAGAATGCAGGTGAGATGACGGCAAGCAGAAGAACAAATCCTCAGATGAATGAAAAacagagtgatttttttttgtatgagtAAAAACTTAGTGTGGTGGGTTAAATGTCTACAAACATCCAGGCAGCAGAACCTCCAGAAAGGTTTGAAAGACCGAAATCTGCGTTCAGACAAAGTCACTAAGAAAGCATGAGTGAACGATCTGGAGCGGTATGCTAAGTCTTTGTGATTCAGATTCATCCTGCGCTGCCACTACATTCTTTGATCAAGTTGTGGCTGATGAGAACTTTCAGGACGTGTCTGTCGTTTCCTTTCTCCTTGCTTGAATTCGCTGCAACGTCATTGGCCACACCAGGACCGAATCCCACCTGGGCTGGATTGTAAAGTTCGATTTCAAGCATATCAGCAACATCTTCTGAAGGAGTCACTTTGGATTAGGCTGAATGCCCAGAGAAGAAGATAAAGCCACGCGCTGGACGTGTCTGCATCGGCCTCGTCGGCTGCGGGAAGAAAATCCTCCACTTTGCTTGCAGACAGCGCAGAAAATAACCTCCCCTGTCAGTCTGTTTTTACCCTTCTTCTAGGACAGCGGCCATATCCCTTCATCCGTCTCTTTTCTTCAGCCTCATCCTCCCGTTCAGGCCAGATGAGCCTGTATTGAGTGGGATGGAGCACTCGTGAGCTCGCTAAGCTGAGCTGTGcagagactgtgtgtgtatgtatgtgtgtgcgtgttcgtGTGTGCATGTTATGATATTCTCTGAATGAGTTTGTCCTCGGTCAGACAGAATACGGTGCAGTAGGACAGGTCAGAGATGAAGTTTTCACAGCTGCGTCGAGTCACGTTCCTGCAGCCCCGCAGATCCAACAGAGCCAAAGCCGATAGTCGCTTCATATAGGACAGACAAGAATCTGTCAACTTATTACaacctagagagagagagagagagagataaaccaccaactgataaaagcatcacaataattgTTTGAAAGACACAAGtccattaaaatgcttttaacttGCTAACTCCAGCTAAACTACCTTTCATCCATAATACTGCTTTCTGAagtgtctgaatcaggagagaaatgaACCAAAAATGTATTCGGTTACTACACTGACCATAGCTGTGGTAGGCTATTTATAGGAAAAGTGTTGTTAtacaaaaggtaaaaatgaaaaaaaaaaaaaaaaaaaaaaaaaacatttacctaTAGTAATGCAgagaatatgactttttttaaaaaatgccagCACTAAAATGTAGTGCGTTCTCTACTATGCAAGTAGTCCACTGTTGTCAGATGGAAATTCTTGGgcaaactatttctttaagccCTGCACAAATAAAGTTAATTCCATATATCCATATAGAACAAACTAAAACCTCTATTAATCAATGGATGTGctcaattaaattattatctCCTTCTCGTGACAGGGAGAAACTAGAAAggttaaaatgattcattaaaatgccAGATACAGTTTATTAAAGAAAAGTTAGGCATCATGCATAAAATCTTTTAAGTATAAAAAGCCAGAAATACAcaggactcttattttgaaattgaTATTCTTAATTACTTCCAGCTGCTCATTCAAAAATATGCACTCTTACAACCAtctacaatatattataatattaaaaccatAAAGTAAACGCtgtcataattcataaatagtAGATCATAAGCTATTACTAGACATAAATGCATAGTAATCAGTGACTGCAACAGCGATGCGTTTCAACTAAATctaaaatacttcaaatatcTTTACGAACATCAATTTGTTCAGGAACAACTTTTTAGCCTTCTAATAAACTCCTTATTTGCTTATTAACAATATGTAGTTTCTTAATTTAGGTTTGGAATAggattaaataatttaaactatgATCATGTAGAAAAAGCCATTAATGtgctaataaacagcaaatatacAAGTAGTATGCATGCTAGTAAGCAACAAGTTAATAATGAgaaacagattttaatttagttttattttgtgttttcttggGCACCACAAGGATAAGCTAAATCACGTGACAGACAGATATTTTCAGAAGATGGAAGGTACCTGAAAGATTGAGCTGTCTGAGTGTGTTGCGAGTGTTGCAGCCGGTAGCGGTGAGCAGGTTGATGGACTGGTCTGTAAGCCCCTGACAGTGGGACAAATCTAACCGGCGCAGAGAAGGCATATGTCTGACGATCATCTTCAGGGTAGAGTCGTTCACATCCAAACCAGCCAAGCGTAGAGTGAGCAAACCTCTCAGACGACTGCGACTTTCACTTCCTGTGCGTGACCAGAGAAAACAGAGGCGAGAGAAGAGAGGTGAATTTCAGCTCTCACCAAACAATCTCAATGGAGATTATAAGCGTCTCACCTGGCTGCACAATGAGgtcttttatttgtgtatctTTCACACCCACGGCCCAGCTCAGGTCAAGGGTACGCAAACCCGGACAGCTCTGTGTACTTAATGCTGACACGCATAACGATGAGCAACCTGACATTGTTAAATCTTTCAAACCTGTAGGAAAAAAAGACAGTGTGATTCATGATTTACTTTTAGCAATTTCATTTGAGCCGCAATTTGAGTAAACTCTACCCGGGAGGTGATGAATGAGCCAGGCAATCTGCTTCTTTGATACTGGTGTCCAGGAGAGGTCAAGCGTCATAGGTTGTCGTTTTATGACAGCTGACAGAGCCTGAGGACTGAGTGCCCGACATCGACTAAGATCTATCTGTGTCCATAAGCGCTTATCACAACACCTGCAGCAGGAGAGAACCAAAACAATTACTCGgaatgagtgaaaaaaaaaacaacaaaaaaaactcacatacaAATATGATGTAGGTTAGATTACTGTTAAATTAGCTGTGTTGTTAGTCTAAAATCACAATATCATAATAACATGCTCAGCAAAATATCAACCTAATTGTTATCAACGAAATTTTGGAAGATATTTGTCAATATCGCACACACCTACTGAAAACACCTGATCATGAGATAACTGCATGTAAATGAACAGATTcatacatattaaattaaataggaTCGCAGATTTTgagttttaataatagtttttaataattttaaattaaataggaTCGCAGATTTTgagttttaataatagtttttaatcattttaaatgaaataggATCGCAGATTTTgagttttaataatagtttttaataattttaatctcCAGTGTGAAAGGTCATtcttctgataaaaaaaaaaactttgttaaaAAGGATCTGTTGAGGCTTTAACTACACTCACCACTTGTACCAAGCCTTGCAGACTCTCATACAAACAGCCAAATCCTTCCGATCCAAGTAACGGAACACAGACATCCAAATGTCCTTTTCACAGCCACGCTCATTTCCTACGTCACGGAACGAGGGATGAGAGAGGAGGGAAGGAGGAGAAGAAGTGGTGAtggctggaggaggaggaggtggtgaaACAGAAGATCGAGAAGACATAGAGGACGGTGACGCCGTGTCTCTCTCCCGACCGTCCTGGTTGGAGCTCCGCCTCGTGTGGCGGCCGGACGAGTGCACGCTTTTGGACTGAGAGAGGCCATTTCCGGCTGGCGTCGAGGTGCTGTTCCTGAGTCGGGTCCTGGGTAGCGTTTTACGCTGGATAAAACCAGGACCGCTAGGTGTTCGGGGAGACATAGCCGCCTCCAGTTTGGGTACAATGGATCCAGGATCACGTTTGGCTTTCGGAGGACGCTGGAGGGTCACAGTCAGGTAGGAATCGTTCAGCAGGTCATCGTTCAAGTCTGAGACTAGTAAGACGGGTGGATCAGGATCAGAGTCTGATTGGTTCTCTCCAtcctcatcatcttcatcttcttctccTCCATCATCCAAGTCTTCCATCTCATCGTCCTCTCCTTCAAAGTCCTGTTCCTCGCTGTCTTCCTCATCATCATCGTCctcgtcgtcatcatcatcgtAGTCGTCACCTCTCCGCCTCCGTCTCCTTGAACGATGCTCCTTATCCGACCGGCTAAGATGTCTATCTTCATCACtgtcatcctcatcatcatcctcctcatcatcatcatcatcgtcgtcgtcgtcatcatcGTCATCCTCCGTTTCATAGCGCCGCCGTCTCATGTGGGACCCTCCTCTTAACCTCACCCgacctcctctctctcctcttgcCCCAAGTCCCCGCCTCATTTTCAGCGAACCTGCTGCCAAGCTGCCTCCCGCTCGACTACCTCGATGCGAGGAGCCTCTCCAAACACCTCGCCTACTAGCTCCATAACCTCGGCGGGACGAAGAGACCCCACCTCGGACAGATGACATCTTGCCACTGTCATCATCGCTGCCCGAATCATCATCGTGGTCCATACCATGTCGCCGATAGATCTTAGCGACTCGAGGATCAAGAGATGAAGACTTGCGTTTCtgtaagagagaaaaaaaaaaaagaagaaaagaagaaaaaagaaaaaggcacaTGGTTTAGATCTTCACAATTTTACAAGGGGACATCAAATGCCCATTTTCCACAAGATAGTAAGATTCTTTGCTTCAAAATCATCAATGGTCGTGTAAACAACACCTTTTTACCTTCTTAAGAACAGCAACCCAGTTTGGTGTCTCTTTAAATCATAATGAGCTACTGCTCACCTTACCCCTTTCTTCTGTGGACTGTCAACACAAGACACCATGCCATCTTGGACTACATATATGGCTCAGAGGTTGTCTTACTGACATAGCTAGATCTCTATTAGAGGTGTCTCAAAGCCAATCTGAGCTTTGGATGTGTCAAAATAACTTTTGCAGCTACACTGCAGGCCCaacaaaatgtatacaataattgtattttttgactTCTTTCTCCAAATGTCTTGATAGTTTATCTATTATGttctattattatatcattagaAGAACTTGAAACCTAATCAAAACTATGAGCACAAGGTAACAATGACTAAATATCTTTGCACTAAAACACCTTTAAACACCTATAAAATGGGTAGTTATAACAAACaatttactgtgtttttctaTTCAGAAGTTAATTTATGTGGATATAGCAAAACATTtagtattcattcattttatcataGACCTTGTTCACAACCAATACAACAGGTTCTCTGCAACTAGTTTCATGTGaatgtcaaaaaacaaaaacaggtcCCTTTAGCTGCATTTCCAGAGACACGGCCTAAAATCATGCTAACCaaccaatttaaataaaacctaacattttaattataacaaatgCCTGCTGTGGAAATGCATCCACTTGCTGTCACAAACATCTAgccaaaacaaaatgattataaactttgtttttcataaaaaaaaaaatttataaaaccaTTCAAGAACTGATAAGCACAAtcctacaaacaaacaaaaaggtaCGTACATGTGCTCTACCACCTTCCAATTTTAGCTGCAAAACAGAATAACAAGCTGTGGTTAATTATGAACCTCGAGAAACAGTGATGAACACATCAGGATCACTGGAGGGAAACACACAAGCTGCAAACACAAAGCTGACTCTGAAACCCTGAGTCAGTCAAAGCAGAGGGGCACAATGATGATGAACAGGGCAGGGTGGGCCAAAGACAGAGATAGCAAGAAAAgacaaacatggaaaaaaaaaaagatgagggGGCTACTGCAAGAGGTAGAGAGAGCAAGGAGGGGAATACATTATCAAGGCAGAGCAGAGCGGCTGTGCATGCGGCAGCAGGTGTGTGAGGAAGGCGGAGCCTCTCACCCGCTTCCTGAGCCGCTGCTCAGGGGCTGCGGCCCGTTTCTGGAGCGACCCGTGTGACAGAGAAGAGGGGGGCCGCCCGACCCCGTGCCATGCCCCGCCCTCACCCCCGAGCCCCCCTGACCCATCCTGTGCCGTGATGTCATCACCGCTGCCTGACGACTGGCACACAGGAAAACAAGCGTTACTGACACACACGCAGATCTGAGTGTGTACATTACAGTAAGCTCTCGGCATGCGTCTTTCTACATGGTGTGAATGAGAATGTATGCAGGCCTGCAAAAGCTAGTAGCATTAGAACAAACACTCAAAGCTTCCTTCGTTTTAAAGGCCTGAACGTGTGCTCAtaaaagagggagagaaacctctttaaaactGTGGGTgtaggaaaaaatgtttttgtgcttgtaaaaatgtgttttacctCAGAATCTGTGTCTTTGCCTATAACACATTTAGGACACTCCCAGCAGCTCGGCAGGTCTTTGTTTACCACTCCCTCACCAGATGTCTACACAGACAGAGGACATAAGATCATTACAACAGTCAAACCATTTACTGTACAGGAGAAAACGTAAAAGATTGGCTTTGTATGCTTATCAATAAGAACAAATAAAGCAGCCCAAACCACAAAGCATAGCAAATGGCAATGAAACAAGCAATCACAATAAAATTAAGTCCACTAAGAGTATACCATTCAAACTGTTTTGTTCAGCatggatgcatttaattataaatattacaaaaagtctatttttagtttattaaaagttCCCcattaaattgtcatttttaaaactttttcaatATTGAAAATAGTAAGAAACGTTTGTTTGTCGAGCAAAATTTCaacatataagaatgatttctaaaagatcatgtgacactaacgACTGGAGTAATAGCTTTTGAAAATTCATCTgtcattaaaagacaaaaaagtatCCAAGCTAGAATCAACTGCTCTGATTTATGGCTCTCTCTTTAAGACTCTAGGAAGTGTTGGTCTGACCTAGAAATTTGCCATTTACACTGGTCAAACCTCTTCAAAGCTCAGGCAGATCTTTCCTTGAAGTGCTAATAAATTGCAAGTTATTCTTGCTATACTAATGCATTTCTCTATGGAGAACGTGAATAAGATTTTTACTGAAAGCCAGTTGTTAAGCATTGTCatgttaaaaatgcttttttgatcTCCACACTTTGCAAAGCCTCTAGTCAGAGATGAATGAATCATAAAGCATGAAGAGACATCTATTGACTTGCTGTCTGTAGTAATAATGCTTGTACCTTCAAACAGCTAGGATGTGTAATCTGAGCACAGTTGGAGCACTCCATGAGCTCTTCACCAGTGTCCTGGTTGCCTTCCCCACAGATCTCACATACAGCAGAGAGCGGCAGGCCAGGCTATTGAGAGACCAGAGAAAGACAAAGCGATATTAatcaataaaagcaaacaaaggaAGGCTGCATTGAAATTAAACTGCACAATGTGAAAACACTCACGGCGAGACACTGGCGCAGCACACAGGTCTGTTTGAGTTTGCCAGGGCCACCGAATTTCTTCATGTCTCTGCAGAAGTTGCAGTCGCCACATTCTGTGCGCAGACATGCCTCACAGCGTTTACAGCGCACACGACGCCGTCGCAGGACCGACATGTTAGAGGCTGGTTTGACTGGCCGAGGAATAATGGGTGTGGTTGCCAGCTTGGGACGAATAACAGGTGGAGGGGGAGGAGGGGGCTGGTACCAGGGGGCTTGGGAGAGGGACAAAGAGAAATGAGGGGTAAGTGCTGCAGTGTGATGGGTTTAGGagaaaatattcaaacagaattgtaaaatttgttttttggcTATCATGTCCCCTTTTGTCAGCAGTTAACTCGAGCTTCATTTTTGAAATTCACATATCTGGAAAGTCACCTTTGTCAATGTAGCAAaagtcatatttcacaataaaataaaagggataTTTTGATTGCAccattaatttaatatacacaaaaaagctTGTCAAACTATTTACTTATTAGTTTCTTTAAATTATAGatctttaaaacattattgaGATTTTACCCTCTTTGGCCATCTGACAATAGGTTTTCCAGTATATGACAGTTTAGGGATGTCATTGGCATGTTCTTTCAATAATgcctgaaaaacagaaaacaaaaaacacttattacACTTCAAAACAACTGTGCCAACTACATGCTAGATGAAATAAAACCTAATGCTAAACACTGACATCCTGTATCTCCAgtcacaaaaatcacaattatcacacaaaaatacaatcaaaataACCACAAGTGTAAAGCACAACTAGCATGAGTTCTGACCCGTATATCGTGTAGCAGGGCAGCAGCGTTGTGTATTCCTGAAGGCACACACTTCTTATGTGAGGGCAATGACTCCAGGTTCCTCACCAGGCACCACAGCCCCTCCAGCTCAAAAGGAGTCAAGTGAAGCTTCACCCCGGGTGCATTAGGTGAAGAGGGAGCGTCGCTGTCATCTCTTTCCTCTTTAGCATGTCCATTTAGTACCTCACAGCCTGAGCTTTCTTGCTTCAAGCCTGTGTAATAGATTCCGAAAGAGAGGGGCAGAGTAAAGCTTATCTGTGCTCAATACAATCAAATCTGTCAAGatgtaaatgtgttgaaaatGTACTGACCAATTCCCAGAGAGTATTTCTGGAACTCAGGGATGAGGTGGGAGGTGTTGGTTATGCTGTACAGATAGCGCTCCAACACATACCAGCACATCTCATAATAGAACGGATACCGGAACTTAGCTGGCACCTGAGGACCAACCAGAGACTATTACCATTTCTTATTCCTAGTCATTACTTCCCAGTTATTAAAACTACTTTTCCTGATTATGCATTATGCAAGTAAGTTCTCACTCTTCTTAAATTTAGGGTGAAATATGAACAGGTCATGTTACTGCAGTTTTTGTGAGCCCATAAAAGATCATGAAAGTAAGACAACAAAATGGTGCTTGCAGTAAAATGCTGGACTGACCCGGGTCCTATCCTCAATGCTGGAGATATGCAGTTGCATGGGGATGTTGAAACTATGTAGAAAGTTCCCTCCAAACACAAGTGTGTCTACTGGTGTATACACTGCATGGATCCAAcctaaaaacaataacagttttTCTTTAGGTTAAATTTAAAGCAAGCATGTAATTTTCAAAGTTCAaacataaaaccataaaaagataataatcTTAGAGATTTCCAAATAAATACGAACATAGTACAACAGCATGCGCTCACCTGATGGAATAATGAATGTGTAGCCTTGCTTGAGCTCAATCCTCTGGCAATCAGTGGCCTTGTCCCCAAGAAAGATGTCGCCTTGTTTCCCTGACAACACCCAGTTCTCATAAAGCTGCAGGTTTTGTGGCGTGGGTGGGATTAACCAAAACACCTGTAGCAGACACATTCAAGTCAAGCTCATATAGGTCAAAAACATTTCTGGGTGTTTTGACAGCATACCAATTATACAAAACAAGTTCATATCACTGAGCTCATGCTCAGTTCAATGTCATAAATTTGAAAAAGCATAACTTCAGCATGtatactactgttcaaacaaaaGCACTCAAAAGcactgattaaaagtgacaaatactgaatttttttactgaagcctgaattttcagcacctAAGACTTTAATGCAGGAGTCGCCAGAAGCAGGTTTGGGCACTCCTGCTTTAAAGTCTTgggtgctgaaaattcaggcTTACCATCAAAAAGTTCAATTCtacattactttatttattttatatcaattaaAAGCCAACCATTAAAACTCCTACTGACCCCAATCTTTTGAACAGTGGTGTATTTATACAGTGTTCTCTGACCTTGCAGCCTCGTAGTATGTGGTACCACACAGATGTGCCTCCAAAGTCTATGTGGAAATCTGTGTAACAGCCCTGCACGCTCATTAGGCAGTACCTGGAAACAGAACAAAGGCAAATTTGAATAACAAGAATGAACAATGAGGGCTGTGTAAAAAATTGGACTTATTTCCTGGGGAACAAgccgtttttgttttaaagtcttaaacatgtaaaataaagccaagcatttattaatgcaaactATATTTAAGGATCTAATATATGCTCACTTCTGCACTTTGGGGTATTGCATCTCAGTGATCGAGTTTGTAGaatctctttgtctttcttttaagTGTCGTGGCCACATGTTGTCCACCCAGTCAATCATGTCCACCTACAACAACATGGAAAAAATTCAATGATCtcaattttagtaattttgctgTGCTTTAAAGTAATCGCTCAACCAAAGACTAAAGTTATGTGATTAATTGCGCTCCTCCTGTCGTTCCAAACATGCAAGATTCATTGACTGACAAAGAAGTATTTCACAGCTCCATAAAATTACCACCGATGTCGCATGGACTATTTTTACGATGTCCATACTACCtctctgggccttgaatgtgtcaATTGCTGTCTTTGCAGGGTCAGAAaactctcagatttcatcaaaaatatatctTGATGTGTGTtatgaagatgaacaaaggttttacaGCTTTGGAAGGACATGAGAGTAATTAAGTGACGTTAACGTTAAAAGTACCTACCGTAGCAGGTCTTTTCACAAGGCTCTCTAGTTTAGTGTGGCTAAATTCAAGGCTGATAACATTATAAAGTTTCTCTCTCTGAGAGGGAGGAGTCTCATAGTAGCGCCTCCATTGAGCCATAGACATTTCTGTCCCCTTCTGAGTAGCCACATCCATCACGTCAATCATACGCCGACTTCCTGTAAACAGAGGCGAGCAGGGAGGAGATAATGAAGCATCACTGATGCTAATCAATATGAAATTCATCACCATTTCcgacccccccaaaaaaacttaCCTACACCTATCTTCACATCATTTACACTGAAGTTTGAATCTGGCATActaaaaaggaaatattttaaatttaatcttaatttgcAATGTAAAACATTCTGAAGTGtgtaaagaataaagaaaaaaaataataaaatagaaggACAATATCTTACTTAATGCCAAGTCCATCAGGTCTCTCAAAGATAATGGGGTCCCGGAGCCCACATCTCTGAACGTACTCATATGTCAggtcttaaaaaacaaaacaaaaacaacaacaggtaGCGTTAAATTGCACACTCCGTTAAGCTTTTTGAAGAGTTCCATAAAGAGCTGCGTTTCTTTCTCACCTTTGCCCTCCATGCGTTTGACTCTGTCTGAGTTGAAGCGGGTGTTGTGAAGCTTCTCCTCCAGATCGAAAGTCCTCTTTCCATCGATTTCGTCGTCTGAAATGCCATCGTCTTGGTAACGCCGCCGTGTGCCAGACCGCTGTAACACGACAGAGCGAGAAAATGAGACAATGAAAAACTGATGCCAGAGCAACAGCATTTCTCTGCACACACTCCTCCTCGTCTCCTGAAGGCTGAACAAATGTTGTATAACTACCACAGCTTCAAATTGTTTGGTTATTGGAGCGCACACCTACACTCTCAATCTAACACATACACAGACTAACATGACCATCACAAGCGCTAGCCCACACACACCAACTATTAATAAGACAACACAAATTCACAAACAAGAATAAGGTTTCACTGTTAGTATGAAGAACTGCTCATATGGTCACACAGATACTAATGGTCACTTTTCGGTTTATTTATCAGAGCATATATGAGTTGCTGTACACTTACAGATGTACCTTTATTTTACCATAATGCATCTGTTCAAAATTGTTGCACTGCATGTATCCTTCACAGAGAAGTGTATATAGTATTATACTCAAAACAAGAAGTGATACaatgttattacaataaaaacagcctAATAGCTAATAGTTT is a window from the Puntigrus tetrazona isolate hp1 chromosome 1, ASM1883169v1, whole genome shotgun sequence genome containing:
- the kdm2aa gene encoding lysine (K)-specific demethylase 2Aa, which translates into the protein MDDPKPRYSKRLRSGTRRRYQDDGISDDEIDGKRTFDLEEKLHNTRFNSDRVKRMEGKDLTYEYVQRCGLRDPIIFERPDGLGINMPDSNFSVNDVKIGVGSRRMIDVMDVATQKGTEMSMAQWRRYYETPPSQREKLYNVISLEFSHTKLESLVKRPATVDMIDWVDNMWPRHLKERQRDSTNSITEMQYPKVQKYCLMSVQGCYTDFHIDFGGTSVWYHILRGCKVFWLIPPTPQNLQLYENWVLSGKQGDIFLGDKATDCQRIELKQGYTFIIPSGWIHAVYTPVDTLVFGGNFLHSFNIPMQLHISSIEDRTRVPAKFRYPFYYEMCWYVLERYLYSITNTSHLIPEFQKYSLGIGLKQESSGCEVLNGHAKEERDDSDAPSSPNAPGVKLHLTPFELEGLWCLVRNLESLPSHKKCVPSGIHNAAALLHDIRALLKEHANDIPKLSYTGKPIVRWPKRAPWYQPPPPPPPVIRPKLATTPIIPRPVKPASNMSVLRRRRVRCKRCEACLRTECGDCNFCRDMKKFGGPGKLKQTCVLRQCLAPGLPLSAVCEICGEGNQDTGEELMECSNCAQITHPSCLKTSGEGVVNKDLPSCWECPKCVIGKDTDSESSGSGDDITAQDGSGGLGGEGGAWHGVGRPPSSLSHGSLQKRAAAPEQRLRKRLKLEGGRAHKRKSSSLDPRVAKIYRRHGMDHDDDSGSDDDSGKMSSVRGGVSSSRRGYGASRRGVWRGSSHRGSRAGGSLAAGSLKMRRGLGARGERGGRVRLRGGSHMRRRRYETEDDDDDDDDDDDDDEEDDDEDDSDEDRHLSRSDKEHRSRRRRRRGDDYDDDDDEDDDDEEDSEEQDFEGEDDEMEDLDDGGEEDEDDEDGENQSDSDPDPPVLLVSDLNDDLLNDSYLTVTLQRPPKAKRDPGSIVPKLEAAMSPRTPSGPGFIQRKTLPRTRLRNSTSTPAGNGLSQSKSVHSSGRHTRRSSNQDGRERDTASPSSMSSRSSVSPPPPPPAITTSSPPSLLSHPSFRDVGNERGCEKDIWMSVFRYLDRKDLAVCMRVCKAWYKWCCDKRLWTQIDLSRCRALSPQALSAVIKRQPMTLDLSWTPVSKKQIAWLIHHLPGLKDLTMSGCSSLCVSALSTQSCPGLRTLDLSWAVGVKDTQIKDLIVQPGSESRSRLRGLLTLRLAGLDVNDSTLKMIVRHMPSLRRLDLSHCQGLTDQSINLLTATGCNTRNTLRQLNLSGCNKLTDSCLSYMKRLSALALLDLRGCRNVTRRSCENFISDLSYCTVFCLTEDKLIQRIS